The following proteins are co-located in the Phragmites australis chromosome 10, lpPhrAust1.1, whole genome shotgun sequence genome:
- the LOC133931295 gene encoding uncharacterized protein LOC133931295 yields MRIRKRPQPSSQQASDPSTSTAPQTPQNAGRHREWLEGGEEEGTLHASVDLGQKSGVARRLALPQDNAADCGTILGPQHGADDIQRRCSVLNGHHSPDQKGSVTCTGAVGSKSESPPAVGKVEEHVGNGVLLPVAPVVAVKDEEKVSNGSGGGSKKRRGPAVLMEGSRCSRVNGRGWRCSQPTPVGYSLCEHHLGKGRMRSAAAAARGGVVQLGRTEHRASIPAAAPKAEGPSLPRC; encoded by the exons ATGAGGATCAGGAAGAGGCCACAGCCCTCGTCGCAGCAGGCCTCAGATCCGTCCACATCCACCGCGCCGCAAACCCCGCAGAATGCAGGGAGGCATCGAGAATGGCTCgagggaggtgaggaggaggggACGCTGCATGCAAGTGTGGATCTTGGACAGAAATCTGGTGTGGCCAGGCGCTTGGCATTGCCGCAG GACAATGCAGCGGATTGCGGCACGATTTTGGGCCCACAGCATGGAGCTGATGATATTCAGAGGAG ATGCAGTGTACTGAATGGACATCACAGTCCGGACCAGAAGGGCAGCGTGACATGCACCGGTGCCGTCGGCAGTAAGTCTGAGTCGCCGCCGGCGGTGGGGAAGGTGGAGGAACATGTGGGTAACGGCGTGCTTCTGCCCGTGGCGCCGGTGGTGGCCGTGAAGGACGAGGAGAAGGTCAGCAATGGCAGCGGTGGCGGGTCCAAGAAACGGCGCGGCCCGGCGGTGCTGATGGAGGGGTCGCGGTGCAGCCGCGTGAACGGCCGCGGGTGGCGCTGCAGCCAGCCGACGCCCGTCGGCTACTCGCTCTGCGAGCACCACCTCGGCAAGGGCCGGATGCGgagcgcggccgccgcggcgcgcggcggcgtGGTACAGCTCGGTCGCACCGAGCACAGGGCGAGCATCCCCGCCGCGGCGCCCAAGGCCGAGGGGCCGAGCCTGCCGCGCTGCTAA